The sequence below is a genomic window from Carassius auratus strain Wakin chromosome 42, ASM336829v1, whole genome shotgun sequence.
ATTTACAGATCACATACTACCAGTTTTTTTATTGGAAGaattaatataaatgcataaacataaaattgCTAACCTTTTCTCCCTTTTATCTCAGCAGAGTCGAATGTCTGCAGTAATCGACGATATGACTTAAATTCGTCTTGCCAGTATGACACgtgatttaaaaacaacagaaacgTCACAagctttatgaaaaaaataaatttattaaagaAGAGACAATTAGTATTGTTGTTCAGTTCAAATATATGAAAATTCCAGACAGGGCTTGAGATTCCTGAGACCTAAACATGTGCCTATTTTGTGTTGATGGCTTagaaacaataattatatttaaatatgatgttTGTGTCAGTAAATCATAAAATGTTCATCAAACGcattttaggttttaggacatCTTTGAATGAATGTTTTGATCCACGTTCAAATGTTACTTTATATCAGCTTGATGAGGCTCATTTAACTGTAAATAGCTCAGCTTTAGTTATTTTCTCCACTAGGTGGAGCTGTGTGCCTAAATATAATTATTCTCAAGTTAATTCAGAGAAATTACATTCTTACAtgctcaccttttttttttttttttttttttttttttgctctgtccTGTGGAGATTTACCACACATTAACCATAATACTGTAAAGTTAAATACCTTACTCTTagataaaacacaaaattacattcCCTGTTTCACAAGCTAGCAAAAAATATCTTTATACAATGCATAATTTGAAAGGGTTTATGCAACACGAATTGGACTTTTAAATGAAGAGAATCATCATCCAACCCTGAAAATGTATAGAGAAACAGTGGCACAGGACCGTCACAGATAGCGGACACTGATAGAGGAGTTTATGTCATTTACAGACAGTAAACATAATGGCAGTAGTAGCCTATGGGAAGTACACACAAGCGTGACAGGAGGATTACAGGACCCAAGTCAATGTCCTGAAGGCAAATTCTGCTCAAATAACTGCTGAAGGAAATATTTTTGTGAGACAGTCTTTCACCAAGAGAAAGGTCACCACTTTAGCAGTTTGCATACGATTATTAGGAGTCACTGATTTTTTGCCCAGCCGCTTTGCCACGTCCTGATAGGCCAGTTCAATCTCATTGTCTGCCGCACAGGTGTTGGTGAATTCATCCCGGGCGTAAGCTTTCTGCAGGTACCTCCAAACCCCACTGAACTCTGATGGGATCTCAAAGTTACGGTATTTCTTAGAAAACCACCTGAATGTGGCGGGGAAAAAAAGGAATGACATGAAACAAATGAACACTGCTAGATTATGATCCAAACAAATCATCCtataaggatttaaaaaaaatgtcaagttggGGCAAGTTGTCAATATCATATATGTTGCAATTCATCAATTGCAAATTGCTATTCATGAAACAGCAACAATGTATGTAACAATATATTGTGACCTTCATTTTTGTTGTGCTTTAATACAATAGACATAGTTTCAAAACAGATACttcaatttgtaatttatttggaattgttttaccattttaatttaGCCATTAACTAggcttaaatacattttaaataaatatatgatgggGTAAATTACTTTTTCTGTTAGTTAAGGTAGTATTTGATATTTCAGCAAAAGTTGTTATTGTCAAATTGACATCAATAAGCTGCAAGATCCCATTGTGGCAACTAAGCCCATATATTAAGTGGGACAACAtgacttgctgtttttttttatatatatatggttaaaaATGGTGGGAATGTTCGAAAGACTTAAAGTGTGTATCTGTGCAGAAATTGACTTTAAAAGGTAAACCCACCCTGAGAAACATTCAATGCAATAAAAGGAACATTTCAGCAATGAAAAAGCAATGTTTTAGGAACTTTTTCAGCATTCACCACTATTTTATCTTGCACTAAATGATCAGTTACAGCAGATCTCCCAGCGGTACATCACCTTCACTACATGCAGTTTGGGGAGGAGGTTGCAGTCTGCGAGCGTTAATTCATTGCCGTCCAAGTACTTGCGGTTGGAGCACTTCTCTTCCCCCGTACTATCGACATCAATCTCGTCCGGCAGAGGGGAGTTCAGGAAGTTGTCCAGTTTCTTCAGAGCTTTCAGTAGCCCCTTCTCCAGACCTGCACAGCCAAAAGTTTGATATGTGCTTGTGCTAATGTTTTTATCTGAAGAAATACAGCGGCTTTAATTCAAGACAATCCCTGTAAAGGCCTAGCGGAATGCTATGAGCTCTGGATAACATGTGGCTCCATATTTCACCGCTGACAGAAGAGCATCCATAAAGAGCTGTAGATATTCCTTGAACCTGTCTAATAAGTCACGAAGCAGACACTAAACTCACTTGCATTGGCTCCTGGATTTGTGTTCTTGATGTAGGCTGAGAACTTTGCAAAGATGTCATTTCCCGCCGTGTTTGACTCCTTGTTCTTCGCAGCCAGTTTTGGATACCTTTGGACGTGAACGAAAAATAAGGTTGTTCACGTTGCATAAACAATCAATCCATCAATGAACATCCTGTCCACCTACTTGGGAGGCGCTAGCATCTCTTCCAAGAATTCTTCGATCTTGTTGACGTCTGTTCGCACTTCGCCATTGAAGGTAAGGAATGGTGGAGGAGTCCCGGGAGCAAGATTATGAAGATCTGCTGGTTTCCTTGAAGAAATagggattttgtttttatttttaatgcatgttcacatttgaTTTTGATGATTACATAACACAGTCAATTAAAGCCAGTGGAAATGCTTGATAAGCACAGCTTTTTTTTGTGCTTGTCTCATTGAAACGGGACTTAATGGGAGGGACATATCTATCAAAAGCTATCAGACTTTAACTAAAAGCCACACAATTTTCTAACAGCAACTCTCATGCCCAAAgcagatttttaaatacaatttaattacctTTTCAGGTCGACAGTGGTGACGTTGAACACGACTCCCTTCAGCCACAGGATCATAAAAAGCCTTTGAGAAAAAGGACAGTTCCCAATACTTTCTCCATCACTGCCAGCCTGAGGAACACAGACTGATAAATCAGACTCAATGCATCACGTCATAGCCTTAGTAGCCTATCACcagagtatttttttattttgtgcattctTCAATATCTTGAACATCTTGAAAATAATGAACTTGTTTATTGTCAATCAGCAACATAAAAATTCATGCAATGAACAATGACctaaaatttatataatacatatatatattaaatataattcttATCATAAgtcaaaaatgaatatatatatattagtatcatTAGGTCAGATATGAGATTATTAAACCCCTGAAAGTCATTCACCATTCAGTGCATGATTTGCAATCTTC
It includes:
- the clic5a gene encoding chloride intracellular channel protein 5a; its protein translation is MTSNEEDKDPDIELFVKAGSDGESIGNCPFSQRLFMILWLKGVVFNVTTVDLKRKPADLHNLAPGTPPPFLTFNGEVRTDVNKIEEFLEEMLAPPKYPKLAAKNKESNTAGNDIFAKFSAYIKNTNPGANASLEKGLLKALKKLDNFLNSPLPDEIDVDSTGEEKCSNRKYLDGNELTLADCNLLPKLHVVKVMYRWEICCN